The Prunus dulcis chromosome 5, ALMONDv2, whole genome shotgun sequence genomic sequence CTTCTGCATTGCTCCCAATTCGGCGCTCCAACCAGATACACAGAAGGAAATTTAGTTTCTTGCACTTGACTGGTCACTTTTTTCTGATCAGGAGCTTTTAGCTGGGAGCAACCATAGCAGGTATAGTTTTGCACAATGTCAGTATGAAGACAAGGATGTCTGATCTCTACTATACCAGAAGCACTTTCTCTGAGTTGTTCCATATGGCTGAGCATAACAACCGTCCTATCAAATGCTTCATTCAATCCAAATTCCGACAATGAGTAAGCTAAAATATCATGTTCGACAAAGCCAAATTTTGATCTCACTAAGTTTGCATCTTCTCTTGTATCATCAACTTCCACGACAATCTGCAATGATGAACCTCCTAAGTCAAGAAGTCCCAAAGTGGGTGACCTTGAATGATTCCCAAAGCTAcccattttataatttagagCCACCCAACCATAATAAGCTTCTTCTTGGCCACTCAACACCCGTATCCAGctctttttatacaaaaaagtATGTTCTTTTACAATAGCTTCTATGTCATTCAATACCCGCCTAGCATCCTCCATTGCCAATCTCCTTAGTCCAGCAGTAGCTAGAACAAAAATGGGAGTGTCTCTGCGTTTTTCAGAAGGAACCTTATGTTCTGCCAATGTAATTAATGGTTCCAAAGATGCTCTTACTCCTGATAAGTTTCCGACAGATTTATCCAAACCAGGCTCAGTTTGCAGACAGTGATACTTACAACTTTTCCAAAGCATTCCATCAGTTGAATTGTCGGGATAAGAATACAACAAAATCGGCAATTCCTTACTACTTACAGCCCTTGCCAGCCACTTGTACACATTTACTCGGGTCCCTGTGCTTCCACAATCAACAACCACCGTATAATATGGTCCTTTAGATACACTATGGCCTTTCCCGGGTATAAACACAAAATAGGCACCAAATAATAAGAGTATTATAACTGTAACCATAAAACTCCTTCTCAACGCCTGCTTGTATTGAGCAAATCCCATGATTGAGAGCTTAAGTTTTGAAGGAGATTTGGGTTCCATAGATGCATTACTAACAGGAATAAATTCCAAATCTAATAACAGCTCTTTCACTCTCTCTTCACCTTCAAAGTTccctcaaaattcaaaacccactcctgaaatatataaaatgttATGTTACTAGTCAATTAGGCGATACCAAAGCAAATAATAGCCTTAGACCCACCCATCAACTTCCTACTTCCTTATTGCTAGCAGTCCCTCCCTACTGAAAGGTCAAGCAATAACtcaatttggccaaatttgaACTGAAATCAGAAACCATTCAACCGAATCGGCCTAATTGATAGAAAGTTCctgatttaagttgatgaaaacaaataagaaattgCCTGATATATAGAAAAGACCATGCTTTCGATTTTAGTAGTAAAACCTCAGTATGAAAAAGCAGTTACTAGCATATATAGCTGGAAAACATACAAGATCAACATTGAATGCACAAATATATACTGATATATAGGAAAGGTTCATCTTGCCAACAAGTTATTACTATTTTTATGTATCCAGTAAAAATCCATTCTCCATATGCTATTATAGTACTTTTACAATTATGACTCATAATGgttaaaaacaatttaattaacGATTGATCTTTTTTGATTCcattttatttgtgttttcCTTTCGTTACAAAATCTTATATACCAAACAGGGGCAGGGCATAGGAATGCAACCCAGCTGCCATGCTTAGCCCAAAGCCATTGCCTTGTGCACcacaaagggaaaaaaatgaaaaaataaaaaactaaattaaaaaaagggcaaaaggGTAGCTTAACATAGACATCACAAACTAAAATGAACTCTCTAATATTGAAATCATTATGTCTGCATCTGGAATTGAAAAGTAGGCCAATTTCAAAAGACAAATACGAGACGTGAAGGAAAAGGCAAATTATGTGGAAATGATTCAAAGAGATCTGAATCAACCCAACCACCCAATAAGAGATACACGTGAaggaaataaaagtaaagCGAGCTTACCTGGTTCGACTGAAAATGCTTGAAGAAGCTTCACATCGCGACTCAGCTGCCTCAGAAGAACTACATCTACATGTATCTGAAGAAGAGGAACTGTGCACAACGTACAACTGTACAAACTACTTACGCGGGTTTGGGCCCATGTGAGGGCTATGGATGGCCCCATGGGCATTGGGTCAGGGCTCCATTTAAAATTGtgatttaataataaaaattgcaaaatataTGTGTACACTAGTAGTAATTCATATGCTCCGCAGTGGTAGAGTAGGAAATTTAAATGAGAGGAGGcacatttaaaattaaaactcttTTCACTTTCTCTTGTTactttttgtataaataatctaacattcattcataataacaaaatatatgcTACTCATAAGAATTTTAGACATAagaataaaatagaaaacaaaggaaaatagGGAAATTTAAGAATTTAAGAGGAATTTCATaatatttgtataatattaCTATAACTAAATATCCATACAACAATATTTGAGGAGGGGCATATGCCCTCCCTAGGCATGCATTGGGTCAGCCACTGTGCTCGGGCACAGGAGTAGTTGATCTCATACTCATTCTTTTGTGTTCTTCAAATCTCTAATTCATGACTTTTTCCGAGTTCATGTAAGTTAACATACTATTACATGAATGTAAACTATATCATATTTCGTAAAATCCTCCACCacgtttttcctttttattgaAAAGTAGGAGTTTTAAAGGAGGGAAAGTTTGGCAACTTgaacaagaaataaattagGGTCAAGAGTGTATCAACTTATTTATGGTAAGATTTAAAGtacaatacatatatatatatatcgaccaaaaaaaatacaaaatatatattgttcaTGGAATGGCATTAGCTTTGGTCGTTGGCCGTTGTTTTATTATGGATATCATGAGTCGAACCCCAAAATccttcgaccaaaaaaaaaaactcaaaatcatgTCGGATTATAACACACTTTATGATAATAAGAGCTAAAATCGAACTAATAATGCACATGCAAATAAAATTAGTCAATTTTTCACGTTAAATGCTCCATGCTTCTCTTTCTCGACATTGGAAGAACTTTATAtcaaaaaagtaaaacatAAAACTCTTTGTGCTCAACTTGTTTTAGGCCGTTGGATGCAACTGAAATCTGAAAAGTTTATGATCCCTTAACTTCATGCCACAAACGAAAGCAATTAGGATAAGGATATTACACCTAAATCTCACTAACATAAATATGGAAATTACATTATTACCCATAGCATCACCTGATACAACAGAAAATATAGTGCCCTTTTAAACCCAAAGGATAAAACACAAACTGAACAAGAATTTATAGCCCAATTTGGATTGGGAGTTCCATTTCAAAGCAAACCCATATTCCCAAAAATTcccaaactcttttttgttttgttttttttcgcTTAACAATccaaaaattctgaaaaaacgcaatttcaaatttaattttgcgAGAGGTTCCAGAATTAATATATCGGATTGCAACTCGTACATCCTCTCGAACTCCTCCTCGAGCTCTCTCtcgagctctctctctctctctctctctctctctctctctctctctcttctatgTCTTCCTATTTGCTTCTTCTCTGATCTGAAACCAATCACACTCAAAATCTTCGTTTTCAACTCACAAAGATCTCTGTTTCTCTGAACCGCCCTCTCGATCTCCCCAAGCCCTATACGCCGCGTTTCAATCGTTTATTCTCTCCCTCTATATCTTCCAAAACCCATATCAACTTCCCTAGGGTTTCCACGAACCCCTTAAAACCTATTCTTATACCAGGCAAGTTAATATCGTTTTAATTTTTGCGGAATTGTTATGCTACTTTAGCCTGTTTGTTTCCCGATaaatagaaggaaaataatatatataaaaagactGCACGAGgaagaaataaataagaatttgCTTTTGCAACTGTCATTTATGCGCTAAATATGTTCGGGGATGTTCATATTCTCATATGTTTTATTGCAGCCAAGCGAACGTATTCTTTTGGTCGCATTTTGTGCTTTGGTGttatatacatacatgtaGTTATGCAATTTTTTAGGTCAATGCTTATGATGGGTTTCATTTGGAAATGAAGGATTTTTCGTATATTATTGTTGTATAGATTTTGAATATAGTATTGGCTCATTGTTTGTCCTATCAAAGGACGAAACAGTGCATAGGTTTCTGAAATCAGggatggttttttttttggttgccgAAAACCCTTTTTTCCCCTTTAAAAGTGTAGTAGTTCTTCTGGGATTGAGAACTGGGATAAGTTTAGACTCTTTAGTTTAGCGATCATTGCTATAAAAATGCTCAAGCTTAGTAGTTCTTTATCATAAAAAGGGGAAAGAGAGTTTGTGAGAGTAACTAATTTTGTGACATGGGCTTGATTATGCATAAGGGGAGATTGATTGAAGAAGGATGAAGTTAAAAAGTGTGTCTCGGTGCTCTGTTGGTCTACACCCATAAAATCAAAGGAAAAGGTTCCATGAGacaatttgtattttgtatgaTAGGAAATAATAGCATGGAGGAAATGCTAAAACCTGGATGGTACACATTCACCTGCAATAGCTATGTGATAACATTTTGGTTTGTAGTTGTAACCAATAATCAGGAGTCTGACACTGTGGCGCggcaaataaaataaattttcttgtaCAAGCATGTTACATGAATCTTGTTTTCATTGATATGAAAAGTTAGTTGTGTACTATGTCATTTGATAACCTTGTTAAAACTGTGGTTTATTGGTTTATTGACTGCATCATCACACTTGTGGAAGTTTAAATTCTCCTATTTTTCCAGGCTTTGGTAAATTTGCTTGAATGACCTTGTGGCAACGATTGAAACATGACGTCCAGTATGTTGTTGGGGGACAGGAGGTATGAATATTATTGCTACTTCTTATGTTAATCTGGCCACATTCACAATGTTTCATAGAAAATGGGgattattgtttgttttttctttcttttggaataGACAATGGGAAATTGTTAAGAAAACATTGGGACGTATGTCCTcggaaaaaattaattatatgtaAATTGTGTTGGTGGGGAAGATTTAAAGTAAGCAAAATTACACTTCCACAAgaagtattattattattattatttcaaaattgAGATCGAAATATTGCATACAGAGACAGACAATCACATAGATATCAACATCTTTAGGTTGTAATCTAATTCTGTTGATGCTGTTGCAGGTTGGCTTCTTCTTCCAGAAGAGGTCCCATGACTGTTTTAGGGAAAGTTCCAAAACCTGTAAACTTGCCCAGTCAGAGGTATTTGCTTCCTGCTGAATTATTCTTAAGTCAATTTACTGTTCTCCTTTGTTTGTCACCTAAAATTCCTTACCTTACTTGGCTGTTTAAGGTTAGAAAATCATGGTAGGGACCCAAATGTGGAAATTGTTCCCAAGTGagtaatctctctctctctctctctctctctctctctcttccaatttaatttctattgGGATCAGTGTATAATATTTCAATGCTACTAGTTTATCACCGGAGAATAACACTTAggtgttttttaatttaatacttgCAGGGGCACCCTCGGTTGGGGCAGTAGATCATCTTCTGCATCAAATGCATGGGGTTCCCCATCACTATCTCCAAAAGCTGACGGTGGCACTTCACCGAGCCATCTCAGTGGCCATCTTTCATCTGGAAGTGGCACTCGACCATCTACTGCTGGTAGTGAGAAAGCGCATGAACCTTCTTCTAATGCATGGGGTCCAAATTCTAGGCCGTCATCGGCTTCTGGGGCATTGACATCAAATCAAACATCACTGACCTCATTGCGTCCTCGCAGTGCAGAGACAAGACCTGGTAGTTCACAGTTGTCAAGATTTGCTGAACACTCTGAACATCCAGTGGCCTGGAGTGCTCCTGGGACCGCTGAAAAGTTGGTATGATCTTTCTGTCATAGGCTTAGTGTTTGAATATGTGTTCTACCAATAATTACTTTGTTAATAAAGATTCGAACCGAGTCGATACAAAGAGAGGCTTCACCATGGGAATCTCTCATTTAGGGTTAGATGGATCAATTGACATCTTTACAATTGAATCACACATTTGCTCGGGTATGAAAATGTTGAAGGATCAATGGAAATTTCAACAGAAATACCAATACCTATAGAAATTTTGGTAAAAAGAAACGGAAAGtcgtttaaaaataaaattctgaaTGAACCACCAGAAAATGGTAAACCAGTCAACAATGCATCAATTACGCCTTTCAGCAACCCCCGGGTCTGCGAGCTTCGGAGGGTCGCTCCCTGTTGGCTCTGAAGAGTCAAGAGTGGTACTAATAAACTCCATAGAATTATGCACAAATGATAAAACTCATGACATATTTGGTGAATACCATTCTCACCAATATTATGTATGACTTTAAAGCTTAAACATTAAAGTGACAGAAAATCATTAGTTAATTGATTATTTAATCAACAAAtagtaatttaaattaaagaacaGCATAACACTCAGAATTAATTACAAACTTAATTCACCACATAAGTTTGACCCTTTCCAATCCCAGGAGAGCCCAAGGTAGTTGAACAACACCTCTgctatgttttctttgttgcAGTCTGTCCGGTACTTATCTGAAGATCTATCTTGGTTATTCACTGTTACACATGCAGGGAGTCTTGTCAGCGAAGAATGATGGGTTTTCGCTTTCTTCTGGAGATTTTCCGACACTTGGTTCAGAAAAAGATAATCCTGGAAATAATGCCAAGTCACAAGGTTTTGTGCCTTTATCCATTTACTGTATAATTTAATATTGGAAGATGTTATTTCTACTTAGATTTTTTacaaatactttttaaaaattcacgTGGTGGTTGAGATGGCATGCCACACGCATTCCACTACCTCACTGACCATGTTCTTGGCAGTGCCAGTGGATTTTCATCAATTGATGTGGGACTGCCATGTAAACTGCCATGCCATTTCTTAAGAAATATTgataaaatttttttacccCTAGCATCAATCTTTGAAAATACCATGTTTGCGTCCTggtatttgtttgttttttcaaacttGGAGCAGCACATCCAGAGTGGCTGccaatttttattgtttcaaGTGCTAAAAGGCATTTCCTttttgccaaaacaaaaaagaaaaacaagaaaaagtgaaaaagaagattCTGCACATTTTCTTGAGTTCTGGAGTATGTGTTTCCTTATACTTTCAAGCAACTGTTTTAAAGGATATGATGGCATTAATAAGTATCCATGCTGGtgcattattattttttccctTATGGGGCAAGTATCTTTTTGTAGAAAATTTGATGCTCCATTTCAGTTTACTGATTGCTTGATCAATCATCTACGACAGATCACAGTTCTTACTGTCGTCCTGGGTCATCTTCTGGTGACAGAGTGGCAAAAGAGACGACTGGGACTTCTCTAGTTGGTTCGTGCACATGTGCTTAATTCTTGTGTGTTTATGAGGATGTTGCAACCTCATTCCTTACATTGGTTAATGGCTTTGGTTTCTCATTCTTTCATGTATGTAAGTATGTGcttgttttttatattcagGTGATGTTTCCACAAATGCAAATGTCAAGAGTGGAACTGCTAATTCATGGAAAAGAGAAAATCCCTCATACAGCGGAGATGGAGGTAGACCTGGTATGGAGAAGTGGCAGGGTAATCCCCATCCTTACCCTAGTGCTAACGTCCCTCCCCCACATTATGATGGATGGCATGGTGGTCCAGTAACTAATCCACAAGGTGGTGTTTGGTATAGAGGACCTCCAGGGGCTACTCCCTACGGAACTCCGGTCCCTCCTGGTGGCTTTCCAATGGAGCCATTTCCATATTATCCTCCACAGATTCCACCTGCTGCTCTAGCCAACGCACAGCCTGTTCCTCCACCTGGAACAGGACCAAGAGGACACCATCCTAAAAATGGAGATATGTACAGAGCTCATATGCAAGATGCTTATATTCGCCCTGGTATGCCAATTCGACCTGGCTTTTACCCTGGTCCCGTACCCTATGAGGGCTATTACCCTTCTCCAATGGGCTACTGCAATCCAAATGAACGTGATGTGCCGTTTGTGGGAATGGCAGCTGGCCCCCCTGTTTATAATAGGTACCCTAGCCAAAGTGCTCATGAGCCTGGCAATTCTCATGGCAGACCCAGTGGATATGGCCCTACTAACCAGGCAGTGATGTCGGAGCAATTAGAATCTGGTCATCCGCATGAGTCTCGTGGACCTTACAAAGTTCTTCTGAAGCAGCATGACAGTTGGGATAGAAGAAATGAGGAACAAAGGAATGAGGGTGCTGTCTTATCTCATGCATCAAGTCTTGAGAGGGAGGACCAACCAAGAACGTTGGCATCGGAGAATGATTGGATATCAGATCACAGAAAGGGGGGAGAGAGGGATCAAAGGAAAGCGCTTGGTGAAGAAACTGCCTCACAGAATTTTGACAACCGAGGAGCTTGTTCTGTTCCTATGAAAGTAGCTCCTGAAAGTTTGGGAAATATAAAGGCAGATGATGTCATTTCAGTGAAGACATTGGGAACTGAAGCCTCTGGCACAGCGGAGGTAGGACAACCACTACTGGCTGCTGCGAAAGACTCCAGTCTGATTCAAAAAATAGAGGGATTAAATGCAAAGGCACGAGTTTCAGATGGACGAAATGATACTGCATCTGTTTCCAGTAGGGAGGAGCAGAAAAATAGATTCCAAGTCAATGCTAAAGCTAACCATTCAGTAAATGAACGTGGTAGTAGCTTTGTAAATCCTGAAAGATCTCATGTCACTGAAATAGTAAATCCCTCTCATGAAGTGGGCTTTTCTGCTGGAGATAAAAACCAAGTAACAGCAGGCAGTGGAATTTCAATCTCCAGGTTGGTtggtaattttttgttttccactgctaatatatatatatatatatatgttattttaaaTGGTTGGAAAATGCTAATTTTCTGATCTACAGGCGATCTAATCAAGGCATGCATAGTAGATCAGATCATCGTGGTAGAGGAAGGTTGAATAATCAAGAAGGTGAAGGGTGGTGGAAGAAATCCTTGGTCTCAGAACCAACAACCGTGGTATCAAGTGCACATTTGGAAACTCCTAATGTTCATCTGCAGGACCACCTTGTTACAATGGAAGCTACTGAAAAGTCTGGATCTTATCCACAAGGCAGGCATGAGGAGGAATCTGCGACACCATTGTTAGATCCAAACGATTCTGAGGCACAggtaatataaattttattcatattctTGTTTGATTTTATGCTTTAGAAGTttgccaaaatcatttttcttcaCCAGCGTGCTAAAATGAGGGAGCTTGCCAAGCAACGTACCAAGCAGTTacaggaggaagaagaggaacgGACAAGAAGGCAGATGGCCAAGGCTTTTGCAAAATTGGAAGAGTTGAACAGACGTACTCAAGTGGTGGAGGGTTCAAATGAGAAGTTTGCAAAATTGAATGAGAAgtatgaggaagaagaggaacgGACAAGAGAGCAGACGGCCAAGGCTCTTGCAAAATTGGAAGAGTTGAACAGATGTACTCAAGTGGTGGAGGGTTCAAATGAGAAGTTTGCAAAATTGAATGAGAAgtatgaggaagaagaggaacgGACAAGAGAGCAGACGGCCAAGGCTCTTGCAAAATTGGAAGAGTTGAACAGATGTACTCAAGTGGTGGAGGGTTCAAATGAGAAGTTTGCAAAATTGAATGAGAAgtatgaggaagaagaggaacgGACAAGAGGGCAGACGGCCAAGGCTCATGCAAAATTGGAAGAGTTGAACAAATATACTCAAGTGGTGGAAGGTTCAAATGAGAAGTTTGAAAGTCGCTCAAGTGGTGCCATCCAGAATAAGCAAGAAGAATCTCAAACTTCTGTTGAACCATTAGTGCCTGGTAGAAAGTCAGCTTCGGGTTCTAACCTGAATGCTGTTGCAGAGATTAATGAGAGCAGCAGTGGAAAAGTTGAAAAGTCAACTGTTCCATCTAGTGGGCTACTTTTGGAAACACCAAAGAGTGCCTACAAGGAACCTGTTGAGATGCATGATCAATCTGCGATTGTTGCTAATGCTGTTCATCACAACAATGCCCCCCAGGCTCATGACATCAATATCTCTAGGCAGAAGCAGGCCCCAAAACAGAGGCAGAACAATCAGTTAGAAAAGAAGTCTACTGGAAAGTTTACTTCCATGAGTACAGCTGAGGGTCAGACAGATACAGTGGTTAATGTTTCCGCATCTCTTGGAGTTATAGGAAGTGAAACAGCCTTGAGTAGTGAGTCAAGCCTGACTGCGAATTCCAGTGCCATACTTGAGTCATCTTCTTATCCAAGAAAGAAACATAACCGAAATGGCAAGAATAAGCACAAAACAGAGAATACATCAACAGTGGCTGTTCTACCATCATCTGtatcaaaagaaacaaacattGCAAATGCCACTTTTGAGAGTGGAAGGCCAAAGTTATCTGAGTTGGAGGTGGATCCTAACTCAGTTCATTTGCAGGCCATTCCTAGAGATGCACACCAGTCTTCGGAGCAACACTCGTCTCTGTCAAATGATGAATCTCAAGGTAGAGTAAATAGCCAGTGGAAATCTCAGCATCCTCGGCGTGGGTCGAGGAATGCACAAGCTATTAAGCACTCTGAAAAGTTTCACAGTACTGATGCTGTCGTCTGGGCACCTGTGCGGTCACAGAACAAAGCTGATGTAAATGATGAAGCTATCCCCAAAAATGAAGTTGAGGCTGTTAATGCTGTAAAGACCGACAATAAGGTGCAAAGTAACTCAAAAAATAAGAGGGCAGAAATGGAGAGATATGTTCCAAAACCTGTAGCTAAAGAGATGGCGCATCAAGGAGGCACTCAACCACCAGTGACTTCTTTAATCAATCAGACTGCAGTAAATGAGACCATTGAGAGAGCAGATTCTGCTTCTCAAGGTGCCGAAAGTTCTCAACCTACTACCATAACTGTTGGAAAAGTGGGGATTCCCATAGATTCCTGGAATGGGAGTAGTAGACAGACTAAGCACGGAAAGGCACATGGATCATGGCGGCAACGGGGGTCAACAGAATCAACCACCACTCAAGGTTTGCAAGATGGACCATCATATACTTCAAATGTTAGTCAGAGTGATAAAAAATCAATCCAGTATCATCAACCCCAGAAGCCTGATGTTGGCTCAATGGTAGAGCAACCAAAGAGTTCTGATGGTTATTCTGATGGATGGAACATGCCCAACGAGCCTGATGTTGTTGCACCGGTCTCTGTATCAATTGCAAAGGACCAGGGAGtaaaaggaagaggaaaacAACATCCATTCAAGGGACACAAAGCCATGGGAAATCATCATGATCTTGATCAAAAGAAAACTAGTAGAGGGGTTGCTGACAAAATTAACAATCAATCATCAGTCTCTGAAATGGGTCAGGACCTACCTGCTGCTTCCAAAGAGAATCGAGCTGTTGGCGAACGTGCAATGCCTCATTGGCAACCCAAATCTCAGGCACTTTCAGCCAATAATCAACGGGGAAACAGGGCCAATGGTGGTCAAAATGTTGGTGTAGAAGTTGGTCAGACTGTCAAAAAGGAAACCAGTCCCCGAGGTGGGGTGCCACTTCAGCCAACACCTGACAAGGACACTACTGAATATGTGGCCCAGCAGCGACATGATCAATTGATTTCTGAGAGAAACAATGAAGAGGAAGGACTgaataagagagagaggaaagcCATCAGGGGACGCCCCCACTCTCCAAACCTGGGTCCAGTTAGGCCAGTTGAACTGGCTCCCACTGGTATGGATGCTAGACAAGAGCAGCATTATCACACAGGGTTCCGCAAAAATGGAAACCAAAACAACCGTTTTGGCAGAGGTCAAGAATCTCGTGGGGATTGGAATTATTCAGGGCATGATAGTAGGCAACACAACCCCCCTGCAAACAGGGAGAGACCGAGGCACAGTTCGCATTTTGAGTACCAGCCAGTTGGGCCGTACAACAACAATACCAAACTTGACAACTCCGAGGGACCTAGAGATGGTTCTCATAGTGCAGGTGGAAGGGTCAAGGAAAGAGGCCAAAGTCACCCGCGACGTGGTGGGGGAAACTTCCATGGACGACAAAGTGGTGCTGTGCGAGTAGATGCAGATATGGAGTAGTAgctagaaaaatgaaaagttctGAAGATGAGGTTTTTATTGATTGAAACCCACTCTTTCCCACTCTTGCACTGTTAGCAGTGGCAGATCGAGCTGTTTTTGGGTATTCTAGCCGTAGGGCTGCTGATTTGCAACTGTTCATATTTGTTAAATGGACAACTGATGGCTTCTGCCCCCTGAGCAGGGGTTCCGGCAAAGTTGATGGTGCTAAATTAGTTAGCTGCTTGGAGGTAGTCGAATGTGGCGtatttatggttttttttttttttcttctttaattacaaatatgaTGTGAAACATTGTGACTTGGTCACCCTTTGTTTCCTAAGGAACCCTTTCAACATCTTTCTTCCGGCCGTTGTATTTACTATTTAGTGACCCATAATTCCTTGGCTCTAAATATGGAGCCGGCAGGAAGGAATGAAATTAGAGGAAGTTTATGATTCTCAATCAAACTAGTCTCGATATCTTGTTGACTGGTTTTCATTGTGGCTTGTACGGTTGTACCTTGTTTGTTGACAAGTAGAGTAAGGATCCATCTTCACAGTTGTTTATtggccaaaaataaaattatataatgtGAATATATCAGGGGCTCCTTTCcgttcttgtttttcttataaattgtTGCTCTCGGAAACATcgcatttgaattttgaatgtttctcGCCGGTTTCTTTCCACACAATATAATGCATCTCCACTTTCGAAATTCGGAAATTGTAATGTGACTTCCGAACACAACATCAAGGGTCAGCAATTTACTTAAACACATCACGCAATGTCAGAAAGTAAAGATGCTTCCTACCACTTCGAATATAATCATTTGTTGATGGACAATGCACAAGCTTTAGAGACGCTCCAACTAAGTTGCAATAGTGGATTGATTCTTCCCCCGCAGAAGAGAACTTTGGCAATTGATTTTTGACACACTATTCAATTTGTGGTTGAGGTTGATATTTTAGGGCTCGTTCCACAGGTGTCtccatataatcactttaagtgattttaagcGTTTTTatccataaaatcacttcaaACTATCGTGATCATATGAAAAAGTGATTATTGGGTAGAATCACTCTTAAACAAGCTTTTAATATGTTATGTTATtataaagttaattaaaattaattaataagtGAAATTCTATCTGAGAATTTAACAATATTGATTATCTGATTAGAGAAGAGAAATGTTGAGGATAGTCTTCAGATAGCTATTGGTGATTGATAGTGGTGAGCAATTGTCTCTAACACATCTTAATAAGGGAATATTATTTCATGAAGCTAGATTCCCGGAAATCTAAACGGCCCAAGTCCAAACAAAGCGACCCAGTCAGAAGTTAGCTGCTCGAATTATACATCTGGGCAACGGTGTCGTTTcccttttaattttatcaactACCTCCCTGGCTGCCTCTCCGGCTTTACCTTACCCTCTGGTTTTTCGTGCTTCATTATCATCCACATCCCGCtgtgaaaaaattaaa encodes the following:
- the LOC117628199 gene encoding probable apyrase 7; translated protein: MEPKSPSKLKLSIMGFAQYKQALRRSFMVTVIILLLFGAYFVFIPGKGHSVSKGPYYTVVVDCGSTGTRVNVYKWLARAVSSKELPILLYSYPDNSTDGMLWKSCKYHCLQTEPGLDKSVGNLSGVRASLEPLITLAEHKVPSEKRRDTPIFVLATAGLRRLAMEDARRVLNDIEAIVKEHTFLYKKSWIRVLSGQEEAYYGWVALNYKMGSFGNHSRSPTLGLLDLGGSSLQIVVEVDDTREDANLVRSKFGFVEHDILAYSLSEFGLNEAFDRTVVMLSHMEQLRESASGIVEIRHPCLHTDIVQNYTCYGCSQLKAPDQKKVTSQVQETKFPSVYLVGAPNWEQCRRLARVAAINSSTADTDHRARSCSDNGSEMINLTAFAHPKARFHALSGFFAVYDKLNLSTRATLTKIWEKGQQVCSRSGSDLSSNSQNAYFAWQYCFRVPYVASLIDDALCLSDKEIIFGPADVTWTLGAALVEGEYLWSSPTRSQISISALNMEVISSPIFVLVLLLCILLIVYCCQVKLPMIGRKSTVRGQKMID